The following are encoded together in the Chthoniobacterales bacterium genome:
- a CDS encoding NlpC/P60 family protein, which yields MKRLLLIAICGISGAAAICCVIQPINSTILRVFTIASIFAFFVSSLLLAWQHKAVRLSLLAIPILFIVIVSLPGRSFDIDRLRQRYADSLHHYSNVPYVWGGEGKMGIDCSGLPRRALRDALIAEGLTTMNGRLIREAIRQWWFDASARALSEGYKGYMSPLFATKALRNTDLSSLKPGDVAITNSGIHCLVYFKGNTWIQADPNVGKVEDFDARNTESSWFDDPVHLYRWTWLQN from the coding sequence ATGAAAAGACTACTACTCATCGCGATATGTGGCATATCAGGCGCCGCAGCGATTTGCTGTGTCATTCAGCCGATAAATTCTACGATTCTGCGCGTCTTTACTATCGCCAGCATTTTTGCATTTTTCGTCTCGTCTCTTCTTCTTGCCTGGCAGCATAAGGCAGTCCGGCTGTCACTTTTAGCAATACCAATTTTATTTATTGTTATTGTATCACTTCCTGGGCGTTCGTTTGATATTGATCGCTTACGTCAGCGATACGCAGATTCACTGCATCACTATTCCAATGTGCCTTATGTTTGGGGAGGCGAAGGCAAAATGGGGATTGACTGCTCAGGCTTACCTAGAAGGGCATTGCGGGATGCTTTAATTGCAGAGGGACTTACCACAATGAACGGCAGATTGATTCGTGAGGCAATTCGTCAGTGGTGGTTTGATGCAAGTGCTCGCGCACTTTCTGAGGGATATAAAGGCTACATGTCCCCCCTTTTTGCTACCAAAGCTCTCAGAAACACGGATCTTTCTTCATTGAAGCCCGGAGATGTAGCAATCACAAACTCTGGAATTCATTGTTTGGTATATTTCAAAGGCAATACTTGGATTCAGGCTGATCCAAATGTTGGAAAAGTAGAGGACTTTGATGCACGAAATACGGAGAGTTCTTGGTTCGACGATCCCGTTCATTTGTATCGCTGGACGTGGCTTCAAAATTAG